A genomic window from Gossypium hirsutum isolate 1008001.06 chromosome D12, Gossypium_hirsutum_v2.1, whole genome shotgun sequence includes:
- the LOC107945981 gene encoding probable WRKY transcription factor 47 (The RefSeq protein has 9 substitutions compared to this genomic sequence), translating to MEKHHPSPFFHSDDLIRRRSSASDRTHDDSSDDHVKVKPHIMEMDFFSTDHHQDSKINTNGSSSSFDVNTGLNLVSSRTPSEKKSNTEMSVLKIELERLQEENRRLKSMLDHITRNYNELQGQLFMAVQKQALLAINKQQVNKEGGVKGMSSHPIMSIQQSMDPRRPSTTLDVNEPSATDDKRTELSASSPANATTSTMDVVSKDGNDDHHRTVQIQGKHVFVEDVIDQTCQQSWGTSPKSSPMVDEPKKEEEQVPEVALKKARVSVRARSEAPMIIDGCQWRKYGQKMAKGNPCPRAYYRCTMAVGCPVRKQVQRCAEDKSILITTYEGNHNHHLPPAATAMAKTTCAAAAMVLSGSTTSNDGQPNSGYFHSSLPYATMATLSASPPFPTITLDLTQGPNPLPFIRPPPSPPTFPLPLHGYPKLSALPAMQIGQQQQQHTASMVETVTAAIASDPNFTAVLAAAISTFMGSPPPPLPPSNNGNNSTTSQALPGSPQLPQSCTTFSTN from the exons ATGGAAAAGCACCACCCTTTGCCGTTCTTTCACTCCGACGACCTTCTCCGCCGTAGATCCGCCGCATCCGACCGAATCCATGATGATTCTAGCGATGATCATGTCAAGGTCAAGCCCCACATCATGGAAATGGATTTCTTTTCTACTGATCATCATCAAGACAGCAAGATTAATACTAAtgcttcatcttcttcatttgatgTTAAC ACTGGATTAAATCTTGTCAGTTCAAGGACGGCTAGTGATAAGAAATCCAACACTGAA ATGAGTGTTCTTAAAATCGAATTAGAAAGGTTACAGGAAGAGAATCGAAGACTGAAGAGCATGTTGGATCATATTACAAGAAACTACAATGAACTACAAGGTCAACTATTCATGGCGGTACAAAAACAGGCTCTACTTGCAATTAATAAACAACAG GTGAACAAGGAAGGAGGAGTGAAAGGCATGTCGAGTCATCCCATAATGTCAATCCAACAATCCATGGACCCACGACGACCATCGACTACATTAGATGTGAACGAGCCATCGGCAACTGACGACAAGAGGACAGAACTGTCAGCCTCTTCCCCAGCCAACGCCACCACCTCCACCATGGATGTCGTGTCAAAGGACGGCAACGACGACCATCATCGGACGGTTCAGATTCAAGGGAAGCACGTCTTTGTCGAAGATGTAATCGATCAAACGTGTCAACAGAGCTGGGGTACTTCGCCAAAGAGTAGTCCAATGGTGGATGAGCCAAAGAAGGAAGAAGAACAAGTCCCTGAAGTAGCTTTAAAAAAGGCCAGGGTGTCGGTTAGGGCAAGATCAGAAGCTCCCATG ATAATTGATGGGTGTCAATGGAGGAAATATGGTCAAAAGATGGCGAAGGGTAACCCTTGTCCACGCGCTTACTACCGTTGCACTATGGCTGTTGGCTGCCCAGTACGTAAGCAG GTGCAAAGATGTGCTGAGGATAAAAGCATTCTCATAACAACATATGAAGGAAACCACAACCACCATCTACCACCGGCAGCCACAGCAATGGCCAAAACTACCTGCGCTGCCGCAGCCATGGTGTTATCTGGTTCGACCACAAGTAATGATGGCCAACCAAATTCTGGCTATTTCCACAGCTCCTTGCCTTACGCGACAATGGCCACTCTATCTGCCTCGCCGCCGTTTCCCACCATAACCCTCGACTTAACTCAGGGCCCAAACCCCGTCCCATTCATACGTCCCCCGCCTTCTCCGTCTACGTTTCCGTTACCTTTGCATGGTTACCCCAAGCTATCCGCATTGCCGGCAATGCAGATAGGGCAACAACAGCAACAACATACTGCTTCTATGGTGGAAACTGTCACGGCAGCCATCGCTTCTGACCCGAATTTCACTGCGGTGTTGGCTGCTGCTATTTCGACGTTTATGggatcaccaccaccaccactgcCGCCAAGCAACAACGGAAACAATAGTACAACAAGCCAAGCTCTCCCTGGATCACCTCAGCTTCCTCAGTCTTGTACCACTTTTTCAACAAACTAG